In a single window of the Pseudodesulfovibrio profundus genome:
- a CDS encoding DEAD/DEAH box helicase, whose protein sequence is MDLSTDNFSVVAEVRGTSSIWQYSTVHNSACKVIEEQTLWGQTVCRVWLPNQDAVVRVPRSALRPLSADLRPEIEAGRIAYVAAAAKVAEVLEGSTSATEGHVLLAPMESNVIPLPHQIHALSRAISGDRVRYLLADEVGLGKTIEAGLVMRELKLRGLVRRILVVSPKGIATQWVAEMQTHFNEQFQLVLGDDIGTLQRLATGADHRNSAWSMFDQVIVSLDSVKPMDKRRGWTAERVAEYNRSRFEDLITAGWDLVVVDEAHRLGGSTDQVARYKLGKGLAEAAPYVLLLSATPHQGKTDAFHRLMNLLDDDAFPDMDSVSRERVAPYVIRTEKRKAIDADGKPLFKPRRTQMAPVAWESRHHLQQLLYEAVTDYVREGYNQALREKKRHIGFLMILMQRLVVSSTRAIRTTLERRLAALKEGEQQASLRLAELENGTEGSESPDDEMAELYDMDGQELLDELLKSHVSALQSEGSHVETLLDAAVRCEQAGPDAKAEALIEWVYELQAEENEPDLKVLIFTEFVPTQQMLKEFLEARGISVVTLNGSMDMEERKQVQDAFRKSHRVLVSTDAGGEGLNLQFAHVIINYDIPWNPMRLEQRIGRVDRIGQPKKVRAINFVFEDSVEFRVREVLEQKLSVIFDEFGIDKTGDVLDSAQAGELFEDVFASAILNPDGIETSVDQTVARLRDEIQQVREASAIYGISEEPDVQAAERLRSHPLPHWVERMTVGYLNSHGGVASRKRSWWDLNWPDGQEHRKAVFNAREADRLTDATLLNLENSRVRGLALNLPQIAAGQPLPCVSVSGLPASISGLWGLFEIRLQAGMHQKTQLLRIPMVRRGYVSVFVSEEGKLFLPTARHIWDALQTAEAQVQATLGQDESIIAHERLQEAAEQAGQELFDALQQAHLASVAREEERGIVSFASRRKAIERVGLPEVRQFRLSRCDADESEWRHELQSARQIVPEIRPLLMLRIIKGGAQ, encoded by the coding sequence ATGGATCTTTCCACTGATAATTTTAGTGTAGTTGCAGAGGTGCGAGGAACTAGCTCCATATGGCAATACAGCACCGTTCATAACAGCGCCTGCAAGGTCATCGAAGAACAGACCTTGTGGGGGCAGACGGTGTGCCGTGTCTGGTTGCCGAACCAGGACGCGGTGGTGCGCGTGCCCCGCTCCGCCTTGCGGCCGCTGAGTGCCGACCTGCGACCGGAGATCGAGGCCGGACGCATTGCCTATGTGGCCGCCGCAGCCAAGGTGGCCGAGGTGCTCGAAGGTTCCACCAGCGCCACCGAAGGCCATGTATTGCTGGCTCCCATGGAGTCCAACGTCATTCCACTGCCGCACCAGATCCACGCCTTGTCACGGGCCATCTCCGGCGACCGCGTGCGCTACCTGCTGGCCGACGAGGTGGGCCTCGGTAAGACCATCGAGGCCGGTCTGGTCATGCGCGAGCTCAAGCTGCGCGGGCTGGTTCGGCGAATTCTGGTCGTCTCTCCCAAAGGCATCGCCACCCAGTGGGTGGCGGAAATGCAGACGCACTTCAACGAGCAGTTCCAGCTCGTGCTGGGAGACGACATCGGCACCTTGCAGCGCCTGGCTACAGGCGCGGACCACCGGAACTCAGCCTGGTCGATGTTCGATCAGGTCATCGTCTCCCTGGATTCGGTCAAGCCCATGGACAAACGGCGCGGTTGGACCGCCGAGCGCGTTGCCGAATACAACCGCAGCCGGTTCGAAGATCTGATCACCGCTGGTTGGGATCTGGTGGTGGTGGACGAAGCGCACCGCTTGGGCGGCAGCACCGATCAGGTCGCCCGCTACAAGCTCGGCAAGGGGCTGGCGGAGGCCGCGCCCTATGTGCTGCTCCTTTCGGCGACTCCCCACCAGGGGAAGACCGATGCCTTCCATCGCCTGATGAACCTACTGGATGACGACGCCTTCCCGGACATGGACAGCGTCTCCCGCGAGCGGGTGGCCCCGTATGTCATCCGTACCGAGAAGCGCAAGGCCATCGATGCCGACGGCAAGCCGCTCTTCAAACCCCGGCGGACGCAGATGGCCCCGGTGGCCTGGGAGAGCCGTCATCACCTGCAGCAGCTCCTCTACGAGGCAGTGACCGACTATGTGCGCGAGGGCTACAACCAGGCCCTGCGCGAGAAGAAGCGCCATATCGGCTTTTTGATGATCCTGATGCAGCGTCTGGTGGTCTCCAGCACCCGGGCGATCCGCACCACGCTGGAACGGCGACTCGCCGCACTCAAGGAAGGCGAACAGCAGGCCAGCCTGCGGCTGGCGGAGCTGGAAAACGGTACGGAGGGATCGGAAAGCCCAGACGATGAAATGGCCGAACTCTACGACATGGACGGCCAGGAGCTGCTCGATGAGCTGCTGAAATCTCATGTGTCGGCTCTGCAGAGCGAAGGCAGCCATGTAGAGACCCTGCTCGATGCGGCGGTTCGCTGTGAACAGGCTGGTCCGGACGCCAAGGCCGAGGCGTTGATCGAGTGGGTCTACGAACTGCAAGCCGAGGAAAACGAACCGGACCTTAAGGTGTTGATCTTCACCGAGTTCGTGCCGACCCAGCAGATGCTGAAAGAGTTTCTGGAAGCCCGTGGCATCTCGGTCGTCACCCTGAACGGCTCCATGGATATGGAGGAACGTAAGCAGGTCCAGGATGCCTTCCGCAAATCGCATCGCGTGCTGGTTTCCACCGACGCGGGTGGTGAGGGCCTGAACCTGCAGTTTGCCCATGTCATCATCAACTACGACATCCCCTGGAATCCGATGCGGCTGGAACAGCGGATCGGCCGTGTGGACCGTATCGGCCAGCCCAAGAAGGTGCGGGCAATCAACTTCGTGTTTGAGGACTCGGTCGAGTTCCGGGTCCGCGAAGTGCTGGAGCAGAAGCTTTCAGTAATCTTCGACGAGTTCGGCATCGACAAGACTGGCGACGTACTCGACTCCGCCCAAGCCGGTGAGCTGTTCGAGGATGTGTTCGCCTCGGCCATCCTCAATCCTGACGGGATCGAAACCTCCGTCGATCAAACGGTGGCTCGGCTTCGCGATGAGATTCAGCAGGTGCGCGAGGCCTCCGCCATTTATGGCATCTCCGAGGAGCCGGATGTGCAGGCGGCTGAGCGTCTGCGTTCCCATCCGCTGCCTCACTGGGTGGAGCGGATGACGGTGGGCTACCTCAACTCGCACGGCGGTGTGGCCAGCCGTAAACGTTCCTGGTGGGACCTGAATTGGCCGGACGGCCAGGAGCATCGCAAAGCCGTGTTCAACGCCCGGGAAGCGGATCGTCTGACCGATGCAACCCTGCTCAATCTTGAAAACAGTCGTGTCCGTGGGCTGGCCTTGAACCTGCCGCAGATCGCGGCTGGCCAGCCATTGCCTTGTGTAAGCGTGAGCGGGTTGCCAGCCAGCATCTCCGGACTCTGGGGACTCTTTGAGATCCGCCTTCAGGCCGGGATGCACCAGAAGACACAACTCCTGCGCATTCCCATGGTGCGGCGGGGCTATGTCAGTGTGTTCGTAAGCGAGGAAGGTAAACTGTTTCTGCCCACGGCCCGGCATATCTGGGATGCGCTGCAGACAGCGGAAGCCCAGGTGCAGGCCACCCTCGGCCAGGACGAATCCATCATCGCCCATGAGCGGTTGCAGGAAGCGGCAGAGCAAGCCGGACAGGAGCTGTTCGACGCATTACAGCAGGCGCATCTCGCCTCTGTGGCTCGCGAGGAGGAACGCGGCATCGTTTCCTTTGCCTCGCGCCGCAAGGCCATCGAGCGGGTTGGATTGCCGGAGGTACGGCAATTCAGGTTGTCCCGTTGCGATGCGGACGAATCCGAGTGGCGGCATGAACTGCAATCGGCAAGGCAGATCGTGCCGGAAATCCGGCCGCTGCTGATGCTGCGGATCATCAAGGGAGGCGCTCAATGA
- a CDS encoding Hachiman antiphage defense system protein HamA has product MPWTSEHTKWLVDTGERLKTADGKEVEVWEFRHENDEAVLSAWAKHFRNHYCFDSEIDYWRRGYKCSRGEYLNTIKFPDPKDAPGPSIRAGDFGEVLVADFLEYLLGYWVPRTRYGDKTIRNESTKGSDIIGFHIVKDGKASSKDRLAIFEAKAQFSGKKAKARLQDAVDGSAKDIARKAESLNAIKQRLHGRNELDDAEKIERFQNEVDHPYKEVYGAVALFENPLFDGHLTSSTDASSHPHSGDLALVVIKGDQMMALVHELYRRAADEA; this is encoded by the coding sequence ATGCCTTGGACTTCGGAACACACTAAATGGCTGGTCGACACCGGCGAACGACTGAAGACCGCCGACGGCAAGGAGGTCGAGGTCTGGGAGTTCCGTCATGAGAACGACGAGGCAGTGCTCTCGGCCTGGGCGAAACACTTCCGGAATCATTACTGCTTTGACAGCGAGATTGATTATTGGCGCAGAGGGTACAAGTGCTCTCGTGGAGAGTATCTCAACACCATAAAGTTCCCGGACCCAAAAGATGCGCCAGGACCCAGTATCCGCGCTGGCGATTTTGGAGAAGTGCTGGTTGCCGATTTTCTTGAATACCTGCTTGGCTACTGGGTTCCACGCACTCGCTATGGTGACAAAACCATCCGGAACGAGTCGACAAAAGGCAGTGACATCATCGGCTTCCATATCGTCAAGGATGGCAAAGCCTCTTCGAAGGATAGACTGGCGATCTTTGAAGCGAAGGCGCAATTCTCAGGGAAAAAGGCGAAGGCGAGACTTCAAGATGCTGTGGATGGCTCAGCAAAAGACATCGCACGGAAGGCGGAGTCTTTGAATGCGATCAAGCAAAGGCTGCACGGTCGGAATGAGCTCGATGATGCCGAAAAAATTGAGCGCTTCCAGAACGAAGTGGATCACCCATACAAGGAGGTTTATGGAGCTGTCGCGCTCTTTGAGAATCCGCTTTTTGACGGCCACCTGACATCCTCGACCGATGCCTCCTCTCATCCGCATTCAGGTGACCTTGCGTTAGTGGTCATCAAAGGGGATCAGATGATGGCACTCGTCCACGAGCTCTACAGGAGGGCTGCGGATGAGGCCTGA
- a CDS encoding PGN_0703 family putative restriction endonuclease: protein MKNTNSRQLARTWPYTRYKSFEASLRKAAEQWFSERGCEPHPRMGYCLARHDLWPMNLICEDVADYIRQEQERHLGEDSFPLHKYLHHGLSSQAMAFNLIGPLIVRNDLEPLKIAIERLGVEWPGGDVEAVFEHDDRSVFNEDNGQPTSIDIILSGSCNSLFIEAKLVEREFGGCSVFAGGDCEGRNPYPDRLGECYLHHIGRKYWQRLEELGFSEAALANGAICPFANYYQFFREAMFAFAKQGTFILLHDARNPAFLRSTDDGMAHGGLWPFLYEAIPQNLRHRVGRLTIQMVVEAIQESGGHEDWIGDFKKKYGLQ, encoded by the coding sequence ATGAAAAACACCAATAGTCGGCAATTGGCCAGAACTTGGCCTTACACACGATACAAGAGTTTCGAGGCATCTCTGCGTAAGGCTGCGGAACAATGGTTCAGCGAGCGAGGATGCGAACCCCATCCCAGGATGGGGTACTGTCTCGCACGTCATGATCTTTGGCCCATGAACCTCATTTGTGAAGATGTCGCGGATTACATCCGCCAAGAACAGGAGAGACATCTCGGCGAGGATTCGTTCCCTCTGCACAAATACCTGCATCACGGACTAAGCAGTCAGGCGATGGCCTTCAATCTGATTGGCCCTCTGATTGTGCGCAACGATCTCGAACCTTTGAAGATTGCGATTGAAAGGCTCGGTGTCGAATGGCCAGGAGGGGACGTCGAGGCGGTTTTTGAGCACGACGACCGATCAGTCTTTAACGAAGACAATGGCCAGCCCACGTCAATCGACATCATTCTGTCAGGCTCATGCAACAGCCTCTTTATTGAAGCAAAGCTGGTGGAACGAGAGTTTGGAGGATGCTCCGTTTTTGCTGGCGGTGATTGCGAGGGTCGAAATCCATATCCAGACCGGCTTGGCGAATGTTACTTGCACCATATCGGCAGGAAATATTGGCAGCGCTTGGAGGAACTTGGCTTTTCGGAAGCGGCTCTTGCTAACGGGGCCATATGTCCGTTTGCGAACTACTACCAGTTTTTTCGTGAGGCGATGTTTGCCTTTGCCAAGCAAGGGACCTTCATATTGCTGCACGATGCAAGGAACCCGGCTTTTTTGAGGTCAACGGATGATGGGATGGCGCACGGCGGGTTGTGGCCATTTCTATATGAGGCGATCCCGCAGAACCTACGTCATCGAGTTGGCAGATTGACCATTCAAATGGTTGTTGAGGCCATACAAGAATCGGG
- a CDS encoding DEAD/DEAH box helicase — translation MRPEQKSQLLLGVTRSKAKMLEYSVPEEHHIKITQDPAKLFTISIGLLGDLAAAINRDEPDPDSLSELRTNLLFSARFFDSYLQSKLNETLDPYLVLLGSASYYLCDLPGSASVLAKRIDGDCPDLDGDGLEDLLLWLLQADLETYFDGAEGPFGGLIDGISKWILQFFEDGNGEENLLDLATKLRDAVYEFGTPRQLLFGDVIAAVLRKKLENSAWKALPSYSGLPRHKWLHALQKDSFIKELWPAQHLLGQADVLKGESAIVQMPTSAGKTKATELILRSAFLAERVSLAIIIAPFRALCHEIKNSLVEAFHNETTKVDELSDALQTDFEIAELLGHQQILVVTPEKLLYVLRHAPELAAHVGLLVFDEGHQFDSGTRGITYELLLTSLRSMIPKGTQKVLISAVISNAEAVGEWLNGEPKTVDGQNLLPTHRSVAFASFIDLKGAAIRTGWMKYVNPESPEDLEYFVPQVIDKIKLERKKGESLTKPKYFPNPTEGREIAIFLGLKLVSKGAVAIFCGRKDTASGLCELAAERFSRKLPLAAPSDFSDQDEISRLIYLINTNLGSESPSAISARIGIFSHHGNTPHGIRLAVEHAMRLESIRFVICTSTLAQGVNLPIRYLIVTSVYQGLERIKVRDFHNLIGRAGRAGMHTEGSVLFADPVVFDKRKSHDDKWRWNQVKELLEPRNSEPCVSNLLSIFEPIKSDDEKYTITMEALDFAKAYISDPDEVGKLAADIAARHRSKKFSKDGVERQIAWRINLICAVESYLLSHWDEVENGLSEEDVIRLAEETLAFFLADDQKKEHIRELFQLLAGNISANITDPARRKIYGRTLYGIQDAQVIEGWVHTNADSLLSIVDETDALDLAWPLLTRNINSGVFTKFDKPEVLKEIAHGWISGKPFSDLLKIIRKRKAKMIWGTRRREFKIDHVVDVCEGTLAYDGALVVGAVCEFIETLDQDGTGDLINRLQLFQKRLKYGLPTETTIAIYELGFSDRVIAQDLAASLNLTATQKKDLVKALKKDRDGAREVMEKYPNYFQERMNELLQ, via the coding sequence ATGAGGCCTGAACAGAAATCCCAACTTCTGCTGGGCGTCACACGGTCAAAGGCCAAGATGCTCGAGTACAGTGTTCCTGAAGAGCATCACATCAAGATCACTCAAGATCCGGCCAAGCTCTTCACTATCTCGATTGGTTTGCTGGGCGATCTTGCCGCCGCTATCAACCGGGACGAGCCAGATCCCGATTCCCTCTCGGAGCTGAGAACCAATCTGCTGTTTTCCGCCCGCTTTTTCGACTCCTACCTCCAATCAAAGCTGAACGAGACACTTGATCCATACCTCGTGCTTCTGGGCTCTGCCTCCTATTACCTATGCGATCTTCCCGGAAGCGCGTCGGTATTGGCGAAGCGTATCGATGGCGACTGCCCGGACCTGGATGGCGATGGTTTGGAGGACCTGTTGCTCTGGTTGCTGCAGGCCGATTTGGAAACCTATTTTGATGGAGCTGAGGGGCCGTTCGGCGGATTAATCGACGGGATTTCAAAGTGGATTCTCCAGTTTTTTGAGGATGGGAACGGCGAAGAAAATCTCCTCGATTTGGCAACGAAGCTGCGGGACGCCGTCTATGAATTCGGCACGCCCAGGCAGCTTCTGTTTGGTGATGTGATCGCGGCCGTTCTGAGGAAAAAGTTGGAGAATTCCGCCTGGAAGGCGTTACCGTCATATTCCGGGCTGCCCCGCCACAAATGGCTCCATGCGCTGCAAAAGGATTCGTTCATCAAGGAACTTTGGCCTGCACAACACCTTTTGGGCCAGGCGGATGTTCTCAAAGGCGAGTCTGCCATCGTTCAGATGCCCACCAGCGCTGGCAAAACGAAGGCAACGGAGCTGATCCTTCGAAGTGCGTTCCTGGCTGAGCGCGTATCACTGGCCATCATCATCGCCCCGTTCCGGGCGCTGTGCCATGAGATAAAGAACAGCCTCGTCGAGGCGTTCCACAACGAAACCACCAAGGTGGATGAATTATCCGATGCCCTACAGACCGACTTCGAGATTGCCGAACTTCTGGGGCACCAACAGATCCTGGTCGTAACCCCCGAGAAGCTGCTCTATGTCCTTCGGCATGCTCCGGAGCTGGCTGCCCATGTTGGCCTGCTGGTTTTTGATGAAGGCCACCAGTTCGACAGCGGCACCCGAGGCATCACATACGAGCTGCTCCTGACGTCACTACGCTCCATGATTCCCAAAGGAACCCAGAAGGTGCTGATTTCAGCGGTCATCAGCAACGCCGAGGCTGTTGGAGAATGGCTGAACGGGGAACCCAAAACTGTTGATGGACAAAATTTACTGCCAACACATCGCAGCGTTGCATTTGCCAGCTTCATTGACCTGAAGGGGGCCGCAATTAGAACCGGATGGATGAAATATGTAAATCCTGAAAGTCCTGAAGATCTTGAATATTTTGTGCCACAAGTCATTGATAAGATTAAGCTCGAAAGGAAAAAAGGCGAGTCGCTAACCAAACCAAAATACTTCCCTAATCCCACGGAGGGGAGAGAAATAGCAATATTTCTTGGGCTGAAACTTGTTTCAAAAGGGGCAGTAGCGATCTTTTGTGGAAGAAAGGACACTGCATCTGGTCTTTGTGAGCTGGCTGCAGAACGCTTCTCGCGAAAGCTGCCTCTGGCTGCTCCTTCGGACTTTTCTGACCAGGACGAAATTTCAAGACTGATTTACCTTATCAACACGAATCTTGGATCAGAAAGTCCATCTGCAATTAGTGCTCGGATAGGCATTTTCTCCCATCATGGGAATACGCCTCATGGAATACGATTGGCAGTTGAACACGCGATGCGGCTTGAGAGCATTCGATTTGTCATATGCACGTCAACCCTGGCACAAGGGGTTAATCTTCCGATTAGGTATCTTATAGTAACCAGCGTTTACCAAGGACTAGAACGAATTAAAGTTCGTGACTTCCACAACCTTATAGGACGCGCTGGTCGTGCGGGGATGCATACCGAAGGCAGTGTATTATTTGCAGATCCTGTGGTATTCGACAAAAGGAAATCCCACGATGATAAGTGGCGATGGAATCAAGTTAAAGAACTATTAGAACCTCGCAATTCCGAGCCCTGCGTAAGCAATCTCCTATCCATCTTCGAACCAATCAAGAGTGATGACGAGAAGTACACCATCACAATGGAGGCCCTGGATTTTGCCAAGGCCTATATCAGTGACCCTGATGAAGTTGGCAAACTGGCAGCCGACATAGCTGCTCGACACAGGAGCAAAAAATTCTCAAAGGATGGTGTCGAGCGACAAATCGCCTGGAGAATCAATCTTATCTGCGCAGTTGAGAGTTACCTATTATCTCATTGGGATGAGGTAGAAAATGGTCTTTCGGAAGAAGATGTGATTCGACTGGCTGAAGAAACGCTTGCTTTTTTCCTGGCTGATGATCAGAAAAAGGAGCATATCCGCGAGTTGTTTCAGCTTCTCGCAGGGAACATCTCTGCAAACATCACTGATCCGGCTCGCCGTAAAATCTATGGCCGGACGCTTTACGGCATTCAAGATGCCCAAGTCATCGAGGGGTGGGTCCATACCAACGCCGACAGTCTGCTTTCGATTGTTGATGAAACGGACGCGCTCGATCTTGCCTGGCCATTGCTTACCCGGAATATCAACAGTGGCGTATTCACCAAGTTCGATAAGCCGGAGGTGCTAAAAGAAATCGCGCATGGGTGGATCAGTGGAAAACCCTTCAGCGATCTCCTGAAAATCATCCGTAAGCGAAAAGCCAAGATGATATGGGGCACCCGCCGGAGGGAGTTCAAAATCGATCATGTCGTCGATGTCTGCGAAGGGACGCTCGCTTATGACGGAGCGCTCGTTGTAGGCGCTGTGTGTGAATTCATCGAAACCCTCGACCAAGATGGCACTGGAGACCTGATCAATCGTCTGCAGCTTTTTCAAAAGCGTCTGAAATATGGTCTTCCAACCGAAACCACCATTGCCATTTACGAGCTTGGCTTTTCGGACCGCGTCATCGCTCAGGACCTCGCCGCATCCTTGAACCTGACAGCGACCCAGAAGAAGGATCTCGTGAAGGCGCTGAAAAAAGATCGGGACGGAGCCAGGGAGGTAATGGAGAAATACCCAAACTATTTCCAGGAGAGGATGAATGAACTCCTGCAGTAG
- the pglZ gene encoding BREX-3 system phosphatase PglZ, which translates to MSSWRDAILNDFVPNVSKLTLVADPDCLLTEEKLALELRGRGFDLIEFSDPVEFRYAYESKYRSIWDRGEHTDLVVVLRLQNAELESLPYDLLQAGRKLSFNLGELFPNLSYPVIEKLDRSLLDALFEAQRKSPPDRMGDNATKDFILRHVFGIAAELIANEVELLRALLRLHYGKLQIPLMLAERLIQVLKGHDGFKAWPLSEIVPDDEAFFAFLQERWPLFLSRLGSANQVREDSPDQWAGQPIGTSRSDALVVRTRDGEHQYGLKYPGPDRLPFDHQDIKVYIDNLFLEGKLTPVEATDIEVDAGSWVRSGIATSGTDNDALRISRLFDLVEKELPSAEARYSDWTAFALKWAELSSLVHCGNSTEYQTRLKEIGDALNSTFAGWLADHYSSLINLPPTNPAMLHHVPRRLARDIEDSGSSRAALIVVDGLALDQWVTIRQLLQKQDANLVMRESATFAWIPTLTSVSRQSIFSGKPPLYFPSSINSTNSEEKLWKQFWEGHGLSRLDVAYQRGLGDGDAAGVLDSAIHPGKTKVVGLVVDKVDKIMHGMQLGSAGMHNQIKQWCHAGFLSAMVCQLLDYGYEVWLTADHGNIQCDGKGRPSEGVIAETRGERVRVYPTPELRAQVAGAFPFAHEWQPVGLPADYFPLVAGGRDAFVNPGDAIVGHGGVAIEEVIVPLVKFERRTR; encoded by the coding sequence ATGAGTAGTTGGCGAGACGCCATCCTGAACGATTTTGTACCGAACGTCAGCAAGCTGACCCTGGTCGCAGACCCGGATTGCCTGCTGACCGAGGAAAAGCTGGCCTTGGAACTTCGCGGGCGCGGCTTCGACCTGATCGAGTTCAGTGACCCGGTCGAATTCAGATACGCCTATGAGTCCAAGTACCGTTCGATCTGGGACCGGGGTGAGCACACCGATCTGGTGGTGGTCCTTCGCTTGCAGAATGCGGAGCTGGAGTCCCTGCCATACGATCTGCTCCAGGCGGGCCGGAAGCTGTCGTTCAACCTGGGGGAGCTCTTTCCCAATCTGAGCTACCCGGTCATCGAGAAACTCGACCGGAGCCTGCTGGACGCGCTATTCGAGGCCCAGCGCAAGTCACCGCCGGATCGCATGGGCGACAACGCCACCAAGGATTTCATTCTCCGCCATGTGTTCGGCATTGCGGCGGAGCTGATCGCCAACGAGGTGGAGCTGCTTCGCGCCTTGCTGCGCCTGCACTACGGCAAGCTCCAAATTCCGCTGATGCTGGCCGAGCGGCTCATCCAGGTTCTGAAAGGCCATGATGGGTTCAAAGCCTGGCCGCTTTCCGAGATCGTTCCGGACGATGAGGCCTTCTTCGCCTTTTTACAGGAACGCTGGCCGCTCTTTCTTTCCCGGCTGGGTAGCGCCAATCAGGTGCGAGAGGATTCTCCGGACCAATGGGCAGGACAGCCTATTGGGACATCGCGAAGCGATGCCCTTGTGGTGCGAACCAGGGATGGTGAGCATCAATACGGCCTCAAGTATCCCGGCCCTGACCGCTTGCCGTTCGACCATCAGGACATCAAGGTCTACATCGACAACCTGTTCCTGGAGGGGAAACTCACCCCGGTCGAAGCCACAGATATTGAAGTGGATGCCGGGTCCTGGGTCCGTAGCGGTATCGCCACCTCCGGCACGGACAATGACGCGCTTCGGATTTCCCGCCTGTTTGACCTGGTCGAAAAGGAGCTGCCCTCTGCGGAAGCGCGTTACTCGGACTGGACCGCCTTTGCATTGAAATGGGCCGAACTTTCTTCGCTGGTTCACTGCGGCAACAGCACCGAGTATCAGACCCGGCTCAAGGAAATCGGCGATGCACTGAACTCGACCTTCGCCGGTTGGCTGGCGGACCACTACTCCAGTCTGATCAACCTGCCGCCGACCAATCCAGCCATGCTGCACCATGTGCCGCGCCGCCTGGCAAGGGACATCGAGGACTCCGGTAGCAGCCGTGCCGCGCTAATCGTAGTTGATGGCCTGGCCTTGGACCAGTGGGTGACCATTCGCCAGCTTCTGCAAAAGCAAGATGCCAATCTTGTCATGCGGGAATCCGCGACCTTCGCCTGGATTCCGACGCTGACCTCGGTATCGCGGCAGTCGATCTTCTCGGGCAAACCGCCGCTCTATTTCCCGTCATCCATTAACTCGACCAACAGCGAAGAGAAGCTCTGGAAGCAGTTCTGGGAAGGCCATGGTCTGTCTCGGCTTGATGTCGCCTACCAACGCGGCCTTGGCGACGGTGATGCTGCGGGCGTCCTCGACTCCGCAATCCACCCCGGGAAGACCAAGGTGGTGGGGCTGGTCGTGGATAAAGTGGACAAAATCATGCACGGCATGCAACTCGGTTCGGCCGGGATGCACAACCAGATCAAGCAATGGTGCCATGCAGGATTTCTTTCCGCGATGGTCTGCCAACTGCTGGATTACGGCTATGAGGTCTGGCTGACGGCCGATCACGGCAATATCCAATGCGACGGTAAAGGCCGTCCATCTGAAGGTGTGATTGCCGAAACTCGCGGCGAGCGGGTTCGTGTCTATCCCACGCCGGAACTTCGCGCTCAGGTTGCTGGGGCCTTCCCGTTTGCCCACGAGTGGCAGCCGGTCGGGTTGCCCGCAGATTATTTCCCCCTGGTGGCCGGTGGCCGCGACGCATTCGTGAACCCGGGAGATGCCATCGTAGGTCACGGCGGTGTAGCCATCGAAGAAGTCATCGTGCCCCTTGTGAAGTTTGAAAGGAGAACACGGTGA
- a CDS encoding ADP-ribosylglycohydrolase family protein — translation MNSCSRNPDHRPRLSRAQGCLLGQLAGDALGSLVEFQSPEEILRNYPEGVRELADGGTWNTIAGQPTDDSEMALLLARMLTERGAYDPNAALQAYQFWLDSDPFDCGMTIATGLRGRPNPDSQANGAMMRISPLGIFGANHPLETVGDWAKQDAALTHPNPACLQANSLFTMAIAHAIASGCEAEKLYQNIKQWAADLAVEPALMDAIQGVAEAPPADYVQQQGWVLIAFRNALWQLLNAPSFEAGVVDTVMRGGDTDTNAAICGALLGAVYGLDAIPAQWVAQVLNCRPKAGHPGVNRPRPECFWPVDALELTERLIGKQGPLS, via the coding sequence ATGAACTCCTGCAGTAGAAATCCAGATCATCGACCCAGGCTATCTCGCGCCCAAGGCTGCCTACTTGGCCAGCTTGCCGGAGACGCCCTCGGCAGCCTGGTAGAGTTCCAGTCGCCGGAGGAGATCCTCCGCAACTACCCAGAAGGTGTGCGGGAACTGGCCGATGGCGGCACATGGAACACCATTGCCGGTCAGCCGACCGATGACTCGGAAATGGCGCTGCTGCTGGCCCGGATGCTGACAGAACGTGGTGCCTATGATCCCAATGCCGCGCTTCAGGCTTATCAATTCTGGCTCGACTCCGATCCCTTTGACTGCGGCATGACCATCGCCACTGGATTGCGGGGCCGTCCGAACCCCGACAGCCAGGCCAACGGAGCCATGATGCGAATCAGCCCCTTGGGCATTTTCGGGGCCAACCACCCATTGGAGACAGTGGGCGACTGGGCCAAGCAGGACGCGGCTCTGACGCATCCCAATCCGGCGTGCCTTCAGGCGAACTCGCTTTTTACCATGGCGATTGCCCACGCCATTGCCTCGGGCTGCGAGGCCGAGAAGCTTTACCAGAATATCAAACAGTGGGCTGCCGACCTGGCAGTCGAACCGGCTCTCATGGACGCTATCCAAGGAGTCGCCGAAGCTCCACCTGCTGACTACGTCCAGCAACAGGGCTGGGTGTTGATCGCGTTCAGAAATGCCCTGTGGCAACTGCTCAATGCCCCGAGCTTTGAAGCGGGCGTCGTCGATACGGTCATGCGGGGTGGCGACACCGATACCAACGCAGCCATTTGTGGGGCGCTACTTGGCGCGGTGTACGGCCTGGACGCCATACCCGCCCAGTGGGTCGCCCAGGTCCTGAACTGCCGCCCCAAGGCCGGACATCCCGGCGTCAACCGCCCGCGACCAGAGTGCTTCTGGCCGGTGGATGCTTTGGAACTGACTGAAAGGCTGATTGGCAAGCAAGGACCGCTTTCATGA